The following are from one region of the Candidatus Neomarinimicrobiota bacterium genome:
- a CDS encoding FecR family protein: MKYYKKIAFITILLVLVSADALAQEPIGVIAKSRGTTFHKKFNADDYSPNAVMGTQLKNHDWIKTGEDGFVAIFFLDDKSQLKVKGNSEMEILAAVERGKISKTISLDYGTVKATVNKQKGEFRIATPTSVASVKGTEWWVTSDENGDLFIVVEGIVEVENLISGTVQNVGADETAASSPDGTVEVEDTEEEDVPDDPEEEGEEEETGSTIHELRIRMVNEETNSEKFIIIEYAE; the protein is encoded by the coding sequence ATGAAATATTATAAGAAAATAGCATTTATTACCATTCTCCTGGTCCTTGTGTCAGCCGATGCTCTTGCTCAGGAACCCATCGGTGTGATTGCAAAATCACGGGGAACTACATTCCATAAAAAATTTAATGCGGATGACTATAGTCCCAATGCCGTGATGGGTACCCAACTAAAGAATCATGACTGGATCAAAACCGGAGAAGATGGTTTTGTGGCAATCTTTTTCCTCGACGACAAAAGTCAGCTCAAAGTCAAAGGGAACTCAGAGATGGAGATCCTGGCAGCTGTTGAACGAGGCAAGATATCTAAAACGATCTCATTGGATTATGGCACTGTAAAAGCCACAGTTAATAAGCAAAAAGGTGAGTTTCGGATCGCTACACCCACATCAGTGGCATCGGTCAAAGGCACGGAGTGGTGGGTCACCAGTGATGAGAATGGTGATTTATTTATTGTTGTTGAAGGTATTGTCGAAGTCGAGAATCTGATTAGTGGCACCGTCCAAAACGTTGGTGCTGATGAAACGGCTGCTTCCAGCCCGGATGGAACTGTCGAAGTCGAGGACACAGAAGAAGAAGATGTTCCCGACGATCCTGAGGAAGAAGGCGAAGAAGAAGAAACGGGCAGTACTATTCACGAACTTCGGATTCGCATGGTCAATGAAGAAACTAATTCTGAAAAATTTATCATAATCGAATACGCTGAATAA